From the genome of Muricauda sp. SCSIO 64092, one region includes:
- a CDS encoding leucine-rich repeat protein — MKKLLQLTISAIFMVGFGLGTYAQNVGDQFNFEGINYEITSQGPNTVKLLGLVGAHDRPPGFPNLAIPATMQYGNQVYTVTAIGERAFDAYGKAGTDKLTSVDIPITVTSIGSHAFAENELTSVTIPDGVTSIGHSTFRNNRLTEVTLPNSVTSIGGWAFRHNQLTEVTLPDGINDIGIRAFAHNLLSEVTIPSSMINIREMSFVYNPIKKVTAKGSTIIPNIVIEYYDNYNYYIPDAFANRGDIDLIVPKGRTQAYKDAGWTGFKSITEDTEDIGIGDTFSADHITYGITSLAPYEVEAKDYTITGGSSVNIPPTVNYQGTDYDVTAIGNDAFWHSGLTSLTFADQSNVTHIGNFAFALNDLKEVTIPSNVTAIGNNAFRQSGLTGLTFADQSNVTSIGDFAFALNDLKEVTIPGSVTAIGEKAFWVNASPEKGLTRLTFIDQGNLEVIGEKAFMNNKLTEVTIPSSVTRMDPDAFQGNKLTEVTIPGNVTRLEEGVFKNNELTEVTIPDGVTSIGNSAFSQNKFITITIPANVERIDQWAFHNGNGSSNIHAIFVEATTPPSIEENTFRNRDQIDVLVPEGTRQAYLDNGWTDFRSITEGIQVSIDAPVQIDNLTSFSVNITFNENVTGFTKEDIHVGNATVVDGSFSKVNGSIYTIEMIPASCEGTITINVPKNVAEYAPKFLNLAASAMITVNALPMAPEVDSNTPVCSGQDAIFTITGGTPGDIVTYSEDSDGTVTNGTATIAADRTVEVMVKGASSDTTLSLIGVTNGSCSVPLTGTATVTVHQGSPLTAIAQDITVEQDAGSRSGQVIISPEQVNKGSHGSCNNGPISLSLDRTVFTCDDVGTPTTVTLTATQGTKTATATAMVTIVDNMAPIVVVKDHTVGLDASGNARIEASDVHNGIWDNCGIGTVTVNPSRFDRTDLGANTVSLTVTDNNGNQHTAMAIVTVEAYSAQIGDVFTVSGMDYGITSMNPYTVTVMGLSGTNISGRLSATPSSGAITIPETVSYEGTTYIVTGIGDGAFEGNALTTVTIGQNVTSIGANAFANNPDLAIMEAKGTVPPALLQGTFKNADRDQIKLKVPIGKIDAYLAAGWTGFESISDGGPEKNSITIYPNPARDKVHIDLGPGQELKEVNIHTMTGAYLYSENGLEINTDHLSEGMYLFEIVTRTGDRSIKKIVIADR, encoded by the coding sequence ATGAAAAAACTACTACAATTAACAATATCTGCCATCTTTATGGTAGGGTTTGGTCTTGGCACTTATGCCCAAAATGTGGGAGACCAATTTAATTTTGAGGGTATCAACTACGAAATTACTTCCCAGGGTCCCAATACAGTAAAACTTTTGGGACTGGTCGGAGCCCATGACAGGCCTCCTGGATTTCCCAATTTGGCCATCCCGGCAACTATGCAGTATGGTAATCAAGTTTATACCGTTACCGCTATTGGAGAGCGTGCTTTTGATGCTTATGGCAAAGCTGGGACGGACAAGCTGACCAGTGTGGACATTCCCATCACGGTAACCAGTATCGGGAGTCATGCTTTTGCCGAAAACGAATTGACCAGTGTGACCATTCCCGATGGTGTGACCAGTATTGGACATAGTACTTTTCGTAACAACCGATTGACCGAGGTGACCCTACCCAACAGTGTCACCAGCATTGGAGGTTGGGCTTTTCGCCACAACCAATTGACTGAGGTGACCCTACCCGATGGTATAAACGATATTGGGATCAGGGCTTTTGCTCATAATCTATTGAGCGAAGTGACCATACCAAGCAGTATGATCAATATTAGGGAGATGTCTTTTGTCTATAATCCGATCAAAAAAGTAACGGCAAAAGGTTCTACCATCATACCAAACATTGTTATCGAATACTATGACAACTATAATTATTATATCCCTGACGCCTTTGCAAACCGGGGCGATATAGATCTGATAGTACCCAAAGGCAGGACACAAGCCTATAAAGATGCAGGCTGGACGGGCTTCAAATCCATCACGGAAGATACGGAAGATATAGGAATCGGAGACACGTTCAGTGCCGATCATATAACATACGGGATTACTTCTTTAGCACCTTATGAAGTTGAGGCAAAAGACTATACCATTACGGGAGGTTCCAGTGTGAACATCCCCCCAACGGTCAACTACCAGGGCACCGATTACGATGTGACCGCTATTGGTAATGATGCCTTTTGGCATAGTGGATTGACCAGCTTGACCTTCGCTGATCAAAGCAATGTGACCCATATTGGGAATTTTGCTTTTGCCCTAAACGATTTAAAAGAGGTGACCATACCGAGCAATGTGACCGCTATTGGTAATAATGCCTTTAGGCAAAGTGGATTGACCGGCTTGACCTTCGCTGATCAAAGCAATGTGACCAGTATTGGGGATTTTGCTTTTGCCCTAAACGATTTAAAAGAGGTGACCATACCGGGTAGTGTGACCGCTATTGGGGAGAAGGCTTTTTGGGTCAACGCTTCCCCCGAGAAGGGATTGACCAGGTTGACCTTCATTGACCAGGGCAATTTAGAAGTTATCGGGGAGAAGGCTTTTATGAATAACAAATTGACCGAGGTAACCATACCCAGCAGTGTGACCAGAATGGACCCAGATGCCTTTCAAGGAAATAAATTGACCGAGGTGACCATACCGGGCAATGTGACCAGACTCGAGGAAGGTGTTTTCAAGAATAACGAATTGACCGAGGTGACCATACCCGATGGGGTGACCAGTATAGGGAACAGTGCTTTTTCACAAAACAAATTCATCACGATAACCATACCGGCCAATGTGGAGCGTATTGATCAATGGGCCTTTCATAACGGTAACGGTAGCTCAAATATTCATGCAATTTTTGTAGAGGCCACCACTCCTCCATCCATTGAAGAAAATACCTTTCGAAACCGTGACCAAATAGATGTGTTAGTTCCCGAGGGCACGAGACAAGCGTATTTGGACAATGGGTGGACGGACTTCAGATCCATCACGGAAGGGATTCAGGTTTCAATAGACGCACCGGTACAGATAGATAATTTAACATCATTTTCAGTCAACATTACCTTTAATGAAAACGTAACTGGTTTTACCAAGGAAGATATTCATGTAGGCAATGCCACTGTGGTCGATGGCAGTTTTTCCAAGGTCAATGGTTCCATATATACCATTGAAATGATACCCGCATCCTGTGAGGGCACCATTACCATTAATGTCCCTAAAAATGTAGCGGAATATGCGCCAAAGTTTCTCAATTTGGCAGCAAGCGCAATGATAACGGTCAATGCCCTGCCAATGGCCCCAGAGGTAGATTCAAACACCCCTGTATGTTCAGGTCAAGATGCCATATTTACCATTACGGGGGGAACTCCTGGTGATATAGTAACCTACAGCGAGGATTCAGATGGAACGGTAACCAATGGAACGGCAACCATAGCAGCGGACAGAACAGTAGAGGTAATGGTAAAAGGGGCAAGCTCGGACACAACCTTGAGCCTAATAGGGGTGACCAATGGAAGCTGCAGTGTGCCGCTAACGGGAACGGCTACCGTAACCGTTCATCAGGGTAGTCCATTAACAGCTATTGCCCAGGACATTACCGTAGAACAGGATGCCGGTTCCAGGTCGGGGCAAGTGATTATCTCCCCTGAACAAGTGAACAAGGGTTCCCACGGTAGCTGTAACAATGGTCCTATCTCCTTAAGTTTGGACAGAACAGTTTTTACCTGTGACGATGTGGGCACACCAACAACGGTTACCCTGACTGCTACACAGGGTACCAAAACGGCCACGGCGACTGCTATGGTGACCATAGTTGACAATATGGCTCCCATAGTCGTTGTCAAAGATCATACCGTAGGATTGGATGCCAGTGGCAATGCCCGTATTGAAGCAAGTGACGTCCACAATGGAATCTGGGACAATTGCGGTATAGGGACCGTTACGGTCAATCCCTCACGTTTTGATCGCACAGATCTTGGTGCCAATACAGTAAGCTTGACCGTTACCGATAACAATGGAAATCAGCATACGGCAATGGCCATAGTGACCGTGGAGGCTTACTCTGCTCAAATAGGTGATGTGTTCACGGTATCGGGGATGGACTATGGAATTACGTCCATGAATCCCTACACGGTGACCGTAATGGGTCTTAGTGGAACCAATATATCGGGCAGATTATCGGCGACACCTTCCTCCGGTGCCATAACAATACCAGAAACGGTTTCCTATGAGGGAACTACCTATATTGTTACCGGTATTGGGGATGGTGCTTTTGAGGGCAACGCCCTGACTACTGTGACCATTGGTCAGAATGTTACCAGCATTGGAGCCAACGCTTTTGCCAATAACCCAGACCTTGCCATAATGGAGGCAAAAGGCACCGTTCCGCCAGCACTTCTTCAGGGTACCTTTAAAAATGCAGATCGTGACCAAATAAAGTTGAAAGTACCCATAGGCAAGATAGATGCTTATCTGGCAGCAGGTTGGACGGGATTTGAATCCATATCGGATGGTGGGCCCGAAAAGAACAGCATTACCATCTACCCCAACCCGGCAAGGGATAAGGTCCATATTGATCTGGGTCCGGGACAAGAATTAAAAGAAGTAAATATCCATACTATGACCGGAGCCTATCTGTACTCGGAAAACGGACTCGAAATAAACACGGACCATCTATCCGAGGGGATGTACCTATTTGAGATCGTGACCAGGACGGGCGATAGATCCATAAAGAAAATAGTGATCGCAGATAGATAG
- a CDS encoding leucine-rich repeat domain-containing protein, with protein MKKQLHLMIATIFVVLVGISSYGQQFTVDGIRYEITATAPAQVEVVDYIGATTEVTIPSTVRYQLVNYAVTAIGDEAFFKNHLTSVTIGNSVTRIGSYAFYGNLQLTNVTIGNNVTRIGSYAFTWSQLTNVTIGNNVTSIGSHAFAYNELTEVIIPNSVTRIEVAAFAVNRLTSVTIPSSVTSIANYAFHRNQLTSVTLPNTLTDIGTHAFHTNQLTSVTLPNSLKTIGNSAFWDNDLTGVTLPVNVTRIDQWAFWDNPNLVTVRARSTNNPLPTLDKDAFKNRGQIDLVVPKGRVQAYSGHPDWTGFRSITEVAVDDTFISDNITYKITEIVPDKEVVVMDYDTSGGSSVDIPPTVNYQGIDFEVTDIGEATFAVNQLTSVTLPNSLETIGNYAFQNNQLTRVTIPNNVTGIGTHAFQNNQLTSVTLPNSLETIGNSAFWDNDLTEVTLPVNVTRIDQWAFWDNLNLAMVTVKADSPPTLDKDAFKNRGQIHLIVPKGRVPAYSAHPDWTGFKSITEVVKVDDTFILDNITYKITEIVPDKEVAVMDYDTSGGTMVTIPPMVAHGLNTYTVTAIGKWAFYLNNLTSVTIPNTVTRIGHSAFQDNQLTEVIIPNSVTRIDGDAFEHNQLTSVVIPIGIEIIQPGTFKDNKLSSVTIPEGVTRIESSAFGGNQLTSVTIPEGVASIADDAFYRNQLESVTLPNSLETIGNSAFSFNLLTSVTIPDGVTHILDDAFSANMNLNLVTVKANNPPSLHVGAFHDAGRHQIDLVVPEGRVQAYSGHPDWMGFKSITEDIGIDDTFISDNITYKITKTVPDKEVAVMDYDTSGGTMVTISPMVAHGPNTYTVTAIGKWAFYVNNLTSVTIPNTVTGIGESAFENNQLTRVVIPNGVMDIGKDAFYGNQLTSVELPTSVDSLGQRAFGDNHLTSVTIPDGVTRIEKWTFAENDLKEVTIPGLVESIGDQAFYDNPNLGLVTVKRNDPPALDANAFQNPGRDQIDLVVPKGKRQDYIDADWTGFRSITEPAEHGDTFIVDNISYEITSLTSYKVKVVDYGITGGTVTIPPTANYQGIDYEVTAIGEGAFYQSGLTSVEIPNTVTSIGESAFENNQLTRVVIPNGVMDIGKDAFSSNELTSVTLSENVTSIGEYAFWNNQLQGHLEIPDSVISIGDFAFDYNQLTSVTLGENVTSIGEYAFWNNQLQGHLEIPDSVISIGEWAFYGNELVSVTIGNSVTSIGDYAFWNNQLQGHLEIPDNVTAIGNEAFKENQLTSVTIGNSVTRIGWGAFAGNQLTEVTIPGSVESIANIAFAGNPGLRTVEVKAANPPSLHVDAFQNADRDQIDLIVPSGTKSAYLAAGWTDFKSITEAAMTGKSAVAQGTSPKASPVESAVAPADVDVAKANARNNVSVYPNPAQDDIHIGLPDGEALRQVKIYNALGVHVHSANTLQMDISHLSSGIYMLEIETRAGERVVKRILVK; from the coding sequence ATGAAAAAACAACTACACTTAATGATCGCTACCATCTTTGTGGTATTGGTGGGCATTAGCAGTTATGGCCAACAATTTACCGTTGATGGCATCAGATACGAAATTACGGCTACCGCTCCAGCCCAAGTTGAGGTGGTAGACTATATCGGTGCGACCACGGAAGTGACCATCCCCTCAACGGTCCGATACCAACTTGTCAACTATGCGGTGACCGCTATTGGCGATGAAGCTTTTTTTAAGAACCACTTGACCAGTGTAACCATAGGAAACAGTGTGACCCGTATTGGAAGCTATGCTTTTTACGGTAACCTACAATTGACCAATGTCACCATAGGAAACAATGTGACCCGTATTGGAAGCTATGCTTTTACCTGGAGCCAATTGACCAATGTCACCATAGGAAACAATGTTACCAGTATTGGGAGCCATGCCTTTGCCTATAACGAATTGACCGAAGTTATCATACCCAACAGTGTGACCCGTATTGAGGTCGCGGCCTTTGCCGTGAACCGATTGACCAGTGTGACCATACCGAGCAGTGTGACCAGTATTGCGAATTATGCCTTTCATAGAAATCAGTTGACGAGTGTGACCCTGCCTAACACGTTGACCGATATTGGGACCCATGCTTTTCATACAAATCAGTTAACGAGTGTGACCCTGCCCAACAGCTTGAAAACTATTGGGAACAGTGCTTTTTGGGACAACGATTTGACCGGGGTGACCCTACCGGTCAATGTGACCAGGATCGATCAATGGGCTTTTTGGGACAACCCAAACCTGGTCACCGTGAGGGCGAGGTCTACCAATAATCCCCTACCAACACTCGATAAAGATGCGTTCAAAAACCGTGGTCAAATAGATTTGGTCGTTCCCAAGGGCAGGGTACAGGCTTATTCGGGCCATCCTGATTGGACGGGATTTAGATCCATCACGGAAGTTGCGGTCGATGACACCTTCATTTCGGATAATATCACATACAAAATTACCGAAATAGTCCCCGATAAAGAGGTAGTGGTTATGGACTATGACACCTCAGGAGGTTCCAGTGTGGACATCCCCCCAACGGTCAACTACCAAGGCATCGATTTCGAGGTGACCGATATTGGAGAGGCAACTTTTGCCGTGAACCAATTGACCAGTGTGACCCTACCCAACAGCTTGGAAACTATTGGGAATTATGCTTTTCAAAACAACCAATTGACCCGTGTGACCATTCCCAACAATGTGACCGGTATTGGGACCCATGCTTTTCAGAATAACCAGTTAACAAGTGTGACCCTACCCAACAGCTTGGAAACTATTGGGAACAGTGCTTTTTGGGACAACGATTTGACCGAGGTGACCCTACCGGTCAATGTGACCAGGATCGATCAATGGGCTTTTTGGGACAACCTAAACCTTGCCATGGTGACGGTGAAGGCTGACAGTCCTCCAACACTCGATAAAGATGCGTTCAAAAACCGTGGTCAAATACACCTGATCGTTCCCAAGGGCAGGGTACCGGCTTATTCGGCCCATCCTGATTGGACGGGATTTAAATCCATCACGGAAGTTGTGAAGGTCGATGACACCTTCATTTTGGATAATATCACATACAAAATTACCGAAATAGTCCCCGATAAAGAGGTAGCGGTTATGGACTATGACACCTCAGGAGGTACCATGGTGACCATCCCCCCAATGGTGGCTCATGGCCTGAACACCTACACGGTGACCGCTATTGGGAAATGGGCTTTTTATCTCAACAATTTGACCAGTGTGACGATACCCAACACGGTGACCCGTATTGGGCACAGTGCTTTTCAGGATAACCAATTGACCGAAGTTATCATACCCAACAGTGTGACCCGTATTGACGGTGATGCTTTTGAGCATAACCAATTGACCAGTGTTGTCATACCCATTGGTATAGAAATTATCCAACCCGGTACTTTCAAGGACAATAAATTAAGCAGTGTGACCATACCAGAAGGTGTGACCCGTATTGAGAGCAGTGCTTTTGGAGGCAACCAATTGACCAGTGTGACCATTCCTGAAGGGGTGGCCAGTATTGCGGATGATGCTTTTTATAGAAACCAGTTGGAGAGTGTGACCCTACCCAACAGCTTGGAAACTATTGGGAACAGTGCTTTTTCTTTTAACCTATTGACCAGTGTGACCATACCCGATGGTGTGACCCATATTTTGGATGATGCCTTTTCAGCCAACATGAACCTTAACTTGGTGACCGTAAAGGCCAACAATCCCCCATCGCTCCATGTAGGTGCCTTTCATGATGCGGGCCGTCACCAAATAGATTTGGTCGTTCCCGAGGGCAGGGTACAAGCTTATTCGGGCCATCCTGATTGGATGGGCTTCAAATCCATCACGGAAGATATAGGGATCGATGACACCTTCATTTCGGATAATATCACATACAAAATTACCAAAACAGTCCCTGATAAAGAAGTAGCGGTTATGGACTATGACACCTCGGGAGGTACCATGGTGACCATCTCCCCAATGGTGGCTCATGGCCCGAACACCTACACGGTGACCGCTATTGGGAAATGGGCTTTTTATGTCAACAATTTGACCAGTGTGACGATACCCAACACGGTGACCGGTATTGGGGAAAGTGCCTTTGAAAACAACCAACTGACCCGTGTTGTCATACCCAACGGTGTCATGGATATCGGGAAAGATGCTTTTTACGGTAACCAATTGACCAGTGTTGAACTCCCCACCAGTGTGGACAGTCTCGGGCAACGGGCGTTTGGCGACAACCATTTGACCAGTGTCACCATACCCGATGGTGTCACCAGAATTGAGAAATGGACCTTTGCCGAAAACGACCTTAAAGAGGTGACCATACCGGGCCTTGTGGAAAGTATAGGGGACCAGGCCTTTTATGACAACCCAAACCTTGGCCTGGTGACGGTGAAGCGTAACGATCCCCCAGCGCTCGATGCAAATGCCTTTCAAAATCCAGGCCGTGACCAAATAGACCTGGTCGTTCCCAAGGGCAAGAGACAAGATTATATAGATGCAGATTGGACGGGCTTTAGGTCCATCACGGAACCGGCAGAGCACGGGGACACCTTCATTGTCGATAATATATCATACGAGATTACTTCCTTGACCTCTTATAAAGTTAAGGTGGTGGACTATGGCATTACGGGAGGAACGGTGACCATCCCCCCAACGGCCAACTATCAAGGCATCGACTACGAGGTGACCGCTATTGGCGAAGGTGCTTTTTATCAAAGTGGCTTGACCAGTGTTGAGATACCCAATACGGTGACCAGTATTGGGGAAAGTGCTTTTGAAAACAACCAACTGACCCGTGTTGTCATACCCAACGGTGTCATGGATATCGGGAAAGATGCTTTTTCCTCTAACGAATTGACCAGCGTTACCCTCAGTGAGAATGTTACAAGTATCGGGGAATATGCTTTTTGGAACAACCAATTACAAGGACATCTTGAGATACCCGACAGTGTCATCAGCATTGGGGATTTTGCTTTTGATTACAACCAATTGACCAGCGTTACCCTCGGTGAGAATGTTACAAGTATCGGGGAATATGCTTTTTGGAACAACCAATTACAAGGACATCTTGAGATACCCGACAGTGTCATCAGCATTGGGGAGTGGGCTTTTTATGGCAACGAATTGGTCAGTGTCACCATAGGGAACAGTGTCACCAGTATTGGAGATTATGCTTTTTGGAACAACCAATTACAAGGACATCTTGAGATACCCGACAATGTGACCGCTATTGGTAACGAAGCTTTTAAGGAAAACCAATTGACCAGTGTGACCATAGGGAACAGTGTGACCCGTATTGGATGGGGGGCTTTTGCCGGCAATCAATTAACAGAGGTCACCATACCGGGCAGTGTGGAAAGTATTGCAAACATCGCTTTTGCAGGTAACCCGGGCCTTCGCACAGTGGAGGTAAAGGCCGCCAATCCCCCATCGCTCCATGTAGATGCCTTTCAAAATGCAGACCGTGACCAAATAGACCTGATAGTCCCTTCGGGCACTAAAAGTGCATACTTGGCTGCAGGATGGACGGACTTTAAGTCCATTACAGAGGCAGCGATGACCGGAAAGAGTGCGGTGGCACAGGGTACCAGTCCTAAAGCATCTCCTGTAGAAAGTGCGGTGGCACCGGCCGATGTTGATGTTGCCAAAGCTAATGCCCGCAACAATGTCAGCGTCTACCCGAACCCGGCACAAGATGACATCCACATTGGACTACCTGATGGTGAAGCGTTACGGCAAGTGAAGATATACAATGCCCTGGGGGTCCATGTCCATTCGGCGAACACCCTGCAAATGGATATAAGCCATTTATCCAGCGGTATATATATGCTGGAAATAGAGACCAGGGCCGGAGAGAGGGTGGTCAAGCGGATACTTGTAAAATAG